Proteins from a genomic interval of uncultured Methanocorpusculum sp.:
- a CDS encoding DJ-1/PfpI family protein, whose translation MKILFVIASDRFIDMGYTVPKQILEEQGVECITASTIHGTCYGMHGEIVESDLAISEVNPADFDGIVIDGGIGCQDELWRNEALIDITNKIGVSGKLAAAICLAPVILAEAGLLAGKKATCLQTPATLRVLTLDKAEILQDKVVADGSIVTAQTPFDAEEFGRAILSVIR comes from the coding sequence ATGAAGATTCTCTTCGTTATTGCATCAGACCGTTTCATAGATATGGGATATACCGTCCCCAAACAAATACTCGAAGAACAGGGTGTCGAATGCATCACGGCATCGACCATCCACGGGACCTGTTACGGCATGCACGGAGAGATCGTTGAATCGGATCTCGCCATCAGCGAAGTAAATCCTGCAGACTTCGACGGAATCGTCATCGACGGCGGTATCGGCTGTCAGGACGAGCTCTGGAGAAATGAAGCCCTTATCGATATAACCAATAAAATCGGCGTCTCCGGAAAACTCGCGGCCGCCATCTGTCTTGCTCCTGTGATCCTCGCCGAAGCAGGTCTTCTCGCCGGGAAAAAAGCGACCTGTCTTCAGACGCCGGCAACACTTCGTGTTCTCACGCTCGACAAAGCAGAGATCTTGCAGGATAAAGTCGTCGCCGACGGCAGCATTGTCACTGCGCAAACCCCCTTCGATGCCGAGGAGTTTGGACGCGCCATCCTCTCGGTAATACGCTGA